In a single window of the Coffea eugenioides isolate CCC68of chromosome 3, Ceug_1.0, whole genome shotgun sequence genome:
- the LOC113765894 gene encoding LOW QUALITY PROTEIN: uncharacterized J domain-containing protein C1071.09c-like (The sequence of the model RefSeq protein was modified relative to this genomic sequence to represent the inferred CDS: deleted 2 bases in 1 codon), whose translation MMFIFIFLHQYTKYPTLEGHPTLEVCRPVIHGYGQSSKQQLDHCTLENELLSVSPDGRNGPDANMTKSSEGAIGPRRRVIGPEMPSAELLAAAAKLTEAEAELREAELVDDSELFIGPPPAAFVSEVESSNEAERFEEITRIMGAEVDSPYDILGVNKNMSAENMKKRYWKLSLMVHPDKCSHPQAHQAFVKLNKAFKDLQDPDKRKALDEKIKLKEEQEEFKAELKAMKEAAHWRRLQGISMEGDDILLADMEAKVEPKRDEWMTTLPPERKPGMTMQSTKFSRSSKEGRGDTSVWTDTPSDRAQKAKMNYLEAYNEASALASNEQERKRSNSDAHLVDEDNKSKRSKSLVDKHQELAQNRSKKKSKQEPVKEEWEGKHPWRPWDREKDLTAGRQSVKLDAENMAQGLSSRFSSGSFQRNFL comes from the exons ATgatgtttattttcatttttcttcatcaataTACCAAGTATCCTACATTGGAGGGCCATCCTACATTGGAGGTTTGTAGACCtgtcattcatggctatggacaGTCTTCAAAGCAGCAGCTTGATCATTGTACATTGGAGAACGAATTGCTCTCGGTATCAccagatggcagaaatggaccagatgccaACATGACTAAATCATCTGAAGGTGCCATTGGTCCTAGACGAAGGGTAATTGGCCCTGAAATGCCATCTGCTGAACTACTTGCAGCTGCAGCCAAATTAACTGAAGCAGAAGCTGAGTTGAGAGAGGCTGAGTTAGTGGACGATTCTGAATTGTTTATAGGGCCTCCTCCCGCCGCTTTTGTTTCTGAAGttgaatcatcaaatgaagCAGAACGATTTGAAGAGATTACAAGAATTATGGGAGCTGAGGTGGATAGTCCATATGAT ATTCTGGGAGTGAACAAGAATATGTCAGCCGAAAACATGAAGAAAAGGTACTGGAAATTGTCCCTCATGGTACATCCGGACAAATGCTCTCATCCACAGGCCCACCAAGCATTTGTGAAGTTGAACAAGGCTTTTAAAGACTTGCAGGATCCAGATAAACGAAAAGCATTGGATGAGAAAATAAAGCTCAAAGAGGAACAAGAGGAATTCAAGGCGGAATTGAAAGCAATGAAAGAAGCTGCACACTGGAGACGTTTGCAAGGTATATCAATGGAGGGTGATGATATACTTTTAGCTGACATGGAGGCTAAGGTGGAACCTAAAAGAGATGAATGGATGACAACACTACCTCCTGAAAGAAAACCTGGGATGACCATGCAATCAACAAAATTCAGCAGAAGCTCCAAGGAGGGGCGCGGGGATACTAGTGTCTGGACTGACACACCATCAGACCGAGCCCAGAAAGCAAAAATGAATTATTTGGAAGCCTATAATGAGGCTTCAGCACTTGCTTCAAATGAGCAAGAAAGAAAACGATCCAATTCAGATGCACATTTGGTAGATGAAGACAACAAATCGAAGCGGTCAAAGTCACTAGTAGACAAGCATCAAGAGCTAGCTCAAAATCGATCAAAGAAAAAATCCAAGCAGGAACCAGTTAAAGAAGAATGGGAGGGAAAGCATCCATGGAGACCATGGGATCGTGAGAAGGATTTGACAGCGGGACGGCAAAGTGTGAAATTGGATGCTGAAAACATGGCTCAGGGTTTGTCTTCTAGGTTTTCCTCAGGATCATTTCAAAGAAACTTCCTGTAG